In the Nilaparvata lugens isolate BPH unplaced genomic scaffold, ASM1435652v1 scaffold6465, whole genome shotgun sequence genome, CAGCAAAAAGCTTAATTTTCCAGACATATTTCCctgaatgataatattattgatgtaaaCCAAGAATATATCGAACCAAGGGTGCTACCTTGCACCTTACCATTTCCAATGTCTTGTATGTTGCTTTCTACTTCTCCAATGGATACCAATTGTGGCGATTCGACAGAAAACTTTTGACCCAATCATGTGCTTCACCAGTAATTCATATGGCCGTTGTTTATTTATCAGCAAATCATGATCAATAATCGAATGCCTTTGCCAGGTCAATAAATAGTAATGGgatatatttgttattatttatgcCCTGTCTCAAATAATCACTGAGCTGGAAGAAACAGTTGCGGTCATCCCTAAACCCAAATCGGTATCTAGTAGTATGTTATTATTCTTCAGATATTTGGTAAATTGCTTCTTGAAACATTTTTCGATAACCTTAGAAATGAAGCTGAGAAGGCTGATTGGTCTGAAAAGACAGAACGAGACTAACGAAAACAGATAGACAGTAGACAAGGTAACGGATAATCATTATTTCTAACTCGAAAAAAGAATCCAGAAtagaagttctgtgaacagtagacatcacgcagtttctcatccacaagtatctgatgacacctgttctagttgattcaattaaatcacaattgactgttgaatcataattcactcttataaacttttatttgttttctccaagagcAAAAAGTCACTTAGTGAGTTTAAGTAAAATTCTATGCAGATGTACGGCAACTGAGCAATTccaattatactagtagttctgtgaacagtagatctcacgcaggtttctcatccacaagtaactGTGATGTCACCTATTCTAGTTTAATCATaattactcttaaaaactgttatttgttttctcaaagatcaaaaactcacttatgcttataaactcagttcacgtttgaatttgtatcccatatgataatttatccgtTCCGTGATATCTTTCCATCTGAAATTGAATCATCATCCTATGATCTAAATTTGCACCATGATATTGATCTCACATATCAATCgagataaaaaatatgtttCGCCTCGCTTACTCTGCTTGCAGCTAATCTGAGAGTTGAGAGGTTTAATTTCCAATTCCAATGACACTTGAATGAATCTTATTCATGAATACCATAGCATGTgcaaaacttttaaaaatatgagtAGAGTTGAATAGAGGCCTGAATGTGAAAATTCTAGAAGACAGGTCAAGCTGAAGATTATGAGAGAACACTGGAAGGTTACTAACAAGCAAAAAGCCAGCCTTGATACCACTGATCAACGGTAAGACttgaacaataatataattcatttgCGAGACGAATAGAGATTCGCATACAAATGAATGCTATCTTTGTTTCATATAGATGTTGGCTTGGTCCTCTCACAACATTCGCAATTTGCAATGTTTCGTTCCATTGTAAGTGTGTCAATATCAAGGAATCTGACATTAAGTTTCTGAAAGATTCGGATAACGTGTGGAAGTGCCCTACTTGTCTTGACGCACGAAGGAAGAGTGTAGTGCTCAACTCACCAATCAAAACATCTGAGGAGGAGATTACCCTGTCTTCCATTATGAAAAAGCTCAGCGATATGGAGGAGCAATCGAAGCAACTGGAGAAGGATCTAGGAGGATCCATCAATTTCTGCCACAACGATGTTGAgagcatattaaaaaaaatcgaGGTACAGGACAGCAAATTGAActtatatttacaaaaaatagatAAACAAAACGAAGAAATAGCATTATTAAAAACCCAAAATCTCAAACTTCAAAAACAAGTATGCGATTTAGAACAATATTCGAGAGTAAACTGTGTCGAAATTCAAGGAATTCCAACTGAAGCGAATGAGGACGTGAAAAGCCTGGTGTTAGCAGTGAGCAAAGCGTTGGATCATCCCATCGACGAGAAGCTGATCGACAACTGTCACCGACTTCCATCCAAAGACAGAGACAGACCGCCTGCAATTATAGCCAAATTCGTGAGGCGTTTCGACAAGGAGGCCCTGCTgcaaaaaagaagaataaagaggGACTTCTCTACGCGACACCTTGGACATCAGCAGATCTCTCCAATCTACCTGAACGAGAGCTTATGTCCCGAAAGAAGACGTCTCCTAGCGTTGGCGAAAAAGGCTAAAGGTGAGGGAAATTTCAAGTACTTGTGGGTGCGAAATGGCAAGGTGCTAGCTAGGCGCACGGATGGACAACCTGTAATTGTCATAGAGACCGTCCAGGACTTGAACAAGCTAGTTGACACGTCCAAGTAGTACAaatattgttaataatgatgataatggtTTTCCctatttctttttttcattctattattattattcttttatttttccatgaacTTACTGTACTTTAAGACTATGATAttcttaatttttcaaatctcaGTTACATGCTTTCAacgctatacatttatttatttatactacATGTGTTTTTGTGCATTTATcttagattttttaaatttaattaccaCCTATTTTGATGGTTTTTAATGGAACTGAGCGACACTTTAGTCAAAACAGAAAATGAATTCGTTATCATCACTGGAGATATGAACATAGATTTAACAAGTCCCGCTGCTATAGTGGAtagatataaatacattttgaatagtCAAGGTTTTGATTCATACATAAACGAACCCACAAGAATAACAGACAGGTCATCATCTTGTTTGgatcatttattcattcgtgCAAGCTCCAGAATACAAaacataatgaattttaaaggCGTAGTCTGTCATAATGACATATCAGATCACTCTATGTTAGAATTATTCACTgatattttagaaaatactACTTCGAACACCatacattataaaaaaattgatgaaaataaatttgcgAAGTTAGTTATGAACTGTGACTGGTCTGATATTTATAGATGCACCAGCGTGGATATAgcttttaattatttcattaacaaaTTAAAAGAATGTATGGATAAATCTTCGAAAGACGAAACAAGATTATCTAATAGGGTTAAATTTCGAAAGGCTTGGATGAATCACAATTTATTCAggaaaattcaaaacaaaaatgcTCTAGCTAAAAAATTTTTCAAGGAtcccagaaatgaaaatttaaaattagaatacaATACTTTGCGTAACATCTTAAAGAAAGAGATCATTGAAACGAAAGAGAAATTTTATCTCGATACCTATCACAAACTGAAAAACAATACGAAGGAGAGCTGGCGTATCGTCGACTCTCTTATCGGTATGAGGAAGAAGACCACCGATATTAAGCAAATAACAAATGCTAGAGGTGAAACTATTACAGATAAAGCAGAGATAGCTAAtgaattcaataactttttcacaaatt is a window encoding:
- the LOC120356314 gene encoding uncharacterized protein LOC120356314 codes for the protein MKKLSDMEEQSKQLEKDLGGSINFCHNDVESILKKIEVQDSKLNLYLQKIDKQNEEIALLKTQNLKLQKQVCDLEQYSRVNCVEIQGIPTEANEDVKSLVLAVSKALDHPIDEKLIDNCHRLPSKDRDRPPAIIAKFVRRFDKEALLQKRRIKRDFSTRHLGHQQISPIYLNESLCPERRRLLALAKKAKGEGNFKYLWVRNGKVLARRTDGQPVIVIETVQDLNKLVDTSK